CGGATAACTTGTTTTTAGCAATGACAATAACCAGCTTGGGTGACCATAACGGCCTGCATCATGGCTAATAGCTTGTGCATCAAGCGTTTCTTGCTGGCGTTGATAGTTGCGCAGTACCGCATTAATCAAGCCACGCAAGCGTGGACCCCGTAAGGTGCCTGTGGCTTCTACCGTTTCAGCCACTGCTGCGTGGGCAGGAATACGCATAAAACTGAGTTGATAGATACCCACTAAAATCAAATGATGAAAGACGCGCTGCTTACCTTTCAAGGGTTTATCCATCAATGCATTCGCTGTGGATTCCAAGCGAGGCAAAAAGCGTAGCGCACCAAAGCAAATTTCTTGCAGTAGTGCATGGTCACGAGGTTTTATATTCTGCTGTGCAGCTGGCAACGCAACTGAAAGAGAATAACCTTGGTCAACGACCTCGAAAAGAACTTGAGCTGCCGCAGCACGAACATTCATTAGCAAACCTATTTATCAACAATACCGACCCAATGGGGGCGAGAGATTAATTCAATTGTGTGCCGACTTCAAACCAAGCCGCGCGGGAATTCAGAAGATCTTGTACCGCCATAGCGCGTTTACCAGGAATTTGCAGTGTTTCTAGAACCAAAGTCTGGTGACCAGTCGCAATGTAAATGCCAGTTTTATCCGCTTGTAGGATGGTGCCTGCTGGTTGATCACTTGTGGTCGTCTCAACGCGTGCTTGCCATACTTTGACCGCATTATCTTCAATCGAGAAATGGCTCATTGGCCATGGGTTGAACGCACGAATACAACGCTCAATGGCTTGTGCTTCTAAATGCCAATCAATGCGAGCTTCTTCTTTGCTGAGTTTCTTCGCGTAATTGGCGAGTTCATCATCTTGCTTAATCGGCTGTGCGCTACCAACTGCGATGCTATGTAGACACTCAACCAAGGCTTGCGGTCCAAGCTCTGCCAGTTTTTCATACATGGTGGCGCTGGTGTCTGTGCTCTCAATCGGCAGTGTGGCCACACTTAGCATGTCGCCAGTATCTAATCCCACATCCATCTGCATAATGGTGACGCCGGTTTCTTGGTCACCCGCCCAAATAGAGCGCTGAATCGGAGCTGCGCCACGCCAACGAGGTAAAAGAGAACCGTGCACGTTAATACAGCCAAGTTTGGGGATATCGAGTACCGCTTTAGGAAGCAGTAGCCCATAAGCAACGACAACCATGATATCAGCATCTAACGCCGCTAACTCTTGTTTGGCTTCATCCGATTTGAAATTTTCTGGTTGGTATACCGGGATGTGATGCTCTAGAGCAATCTCTTTGACTGGGCTAGCTTTTAATTTTTTCCCTCGGCCTGCAGGACGATCAGGCTGAGTATAAACCGCAATAACTTCGTGCTCCGAAGACAATAACGCCGCCAAGTGACGGGCGGCGAAATCCGGAGTACCTGCAAACACAATACGTAATGATTGGCTCAAGGTAGCAACCTCTCTATTAATTTTGATTCTTTTCGTTAGCGCGTTTAATTTTTTCTAATTTCTCTTTGATACGTTTACGTTTCAAAGGAGATAAGTAATCAACAAACAGCTTACCTTCTAAGTGGTCAAGCTCATGTTGAATACAAATAGCAAGCAAATCATCCGCTTCTAATTGATATTCTTCACCATCACGATTCAGTGCTTTCAGCGTGACTCCAGCAGCACGTTGCACTAGTGCACGAGCGCCGGGTACTGATAGACAGCCTTCTTCAATGCCATCTTCGCCATGTTTTTCGATGATTTCTGGGTTAATGAGAACCAAAGGTTGATCACGAGTATCAGATACGTCGATCACAACAATGCGTTGATGAATATCAACCTGAGTCGCGGCAAGGCCAATACCTTCTTCGTCGTACATGGTATCAATCATGTCATCGACAATCTTTTGGATCTCAGGAGTCACTGTTTCAACCGGCTTCGCAACGGTGCGTAGGCGGTCATCAGGGAATGTTAATACGTTTAATACAGACATATTTTCTCAAATGTTGAACTGTGCCGAAGCAGTAAAAAGCTTATTGGCTCAATTCTAGACATTTTAGATCCTAAATGACAGCATCTAAGCGTTAATTCTGCGTATTTTACATTGAATAATCTGGCTTTTTGTTTACTGATCTTACCCTATGACATGTAGGGTTTTTAGCGTTTTTTAATTAAGTTTTAAGGTGTTAGCACTATATTGGTTGCTTTTATTACAGCAACTTTATCTTAAAAGCACTGATATCCTCTTTAAAGGAGCGTTGGTATGTTGCAAGAAGAAGTACTAACGGCTTGGTTAACACTAAGCTTTGTCCCACGTTTGGGCCCTAAACGTTTAGCCCGTTTATTGAGTATTGATTCCCCTGATAACTTGCTACGCTATTCTGCGGCGCAGTGGTTGGCAATAGGCTTAAAACCGGATCAAGTTCGCTTCATTACACAGCATGCTCCTCGACAAGTTGAAGCATGCTTGGCATGGCAGTCTGCAGCTTCTAACCGACATATCATTACCCCTTTGCATAGTGATTACCCTGCATTACTTAAACCGATTTCGGCAGCGCCAAGCGTGTTGTTCGTTGAAGGACACAGGCAGAGTCTCGCTCACCCGCAGTTAGCGATGGTCGGCAGTCGTAATGCGTCTATCGATGGGCAAAAGGCCGCGTATCAATTTGCTAAAGAATTATCGGAACATCGTATTACCGTGACCAGTGGTTTAGCGTTAGGAATTGATGGCCATGCTCATGATGGGGCGTTAGCTGGTGGCGGTAATACAATTGCGGTATTAGGGAGTGGCTTAGCGCAAATATATCCTGCACGTCATCGCCGTTTGGCGGCACGTATTGTCGAATCTGGAGCATTAGTGTCTGAGTTTGCGCCACATACCCCACCTAAGGCGGCGCATTTTCCACGCCGTAATCGTATTATCAGTGGTTTATCATTGGGTGTGTTAGTGGTTGAAGCGGCCATAAAAAGCGGTTCGTTGATTACCGCTCGTTATGCCACAGAGCAAGACCGAGATGTCTTTGTTTTACCTGGCTCGATTTATCAAGCTAATCATGGTGGTAGTAATGATCTTATTCGCCAAGGTGCGAGCTTAGTGCAAACCGTTCCGCAAATCCTCGAAGAACTGAATACTTTTGTGAACTGGTCGCTGAATGAGCAAGAAACACGACAGCCGGGACTTTTTTCCTCACCGGAGAGCGAAGAACAATTGCCATTTCCCGAGCTCTTAGCTAACGTAGGGGAAGAAGCCACCCCGGTTGATATTCTTGCAAGCAGGACCAATATACCTGTGCATGAAGTCATGACGCAGCTTTTAGAGCTAGAACTCTCTGGGCATGTTGTTGCGGTATCTGGTGGTTATATTCGTAAGGGGAGGGGCTAGCGATGATGATGGATATCTTGATGTATCTTTTTGAAACCTACATCCATAGTGATGCTGAGTTGCAAGTCGATCAAGATGAGCTCGAAGAAGAGCTTGTGCGAGCAGGTTTTCATAAGAAAGACATCTATAAAGCTCTTAATTGGTTAGAAGAGTTAGCGGCTTTACAGCAAACAGAAGGTCATAAGGCACTGACTGTCAGTGCAGCAACATCGGTACGTATTTTTGCTCCGAAAGAAATGCTGCGGTTAGATGTGGAATGCCGTGGTTTTATCTTGTTCCTTGAACAAATAAAAGTGTTAACACCTGAAACACGAGAAATGGTTATTGACCGTATTATGGGGTTAGAAACCAATGAATTTGGTTTGGATGATTTGAAATGGATCATTCTCATGGTGCTATTTAATGTGCCTGGTAACGAAAACGCTTATACGCTGATGGAAGAACTGCTATACAGCAAAGAGCAAGGCATTCTTCATTAGGTAATAATAGGTTTATGAGCGGTAAAATCGATCCCAAACTTTTTTCACACTCAGGACAGGCCGCTTCTCAAGAGTCTTGTCCTCAGTGTGATCATGAATTAGTGATACGACATGGCAAACGAGGCCCATTTTTAGGGTGCAGCCAATATCCAGAGTGTGACTACATTAAACCACTCCATCAAAACGATGGTCATATCATTAAAGAATTGGGCGTACCTTGTTCGGAGTGTGGTCACGAGCTGGTGTTGCGTCAAGGTCGGTACGGTATGTTTATTGGGTGTAGTCATTATCCTGAATGTCATCATATCGAATCACTTGACGGTGATGATTCCGGTACGGAACCAAAAGTAGAGCTGACTTGCCCAGAATGCGGTGATGGACATTTGATTGAGCGTAAAAATCGTTTTGGGAAAATGTTTTATGCGTGTAGCGGTTATCCTAAATGTAAGTTTGCCGTTAATCTTCCTCCTATAAAGGGGACATGCCAAGCATGTGGGTTTGGTTTGCTGGTTGAAAAGAAAACCGCTGCGGGTATTAAGCATCAATGCGCCAATCGTCAATGTGGTCATTATCAGACAAATGATGGTGATTCTTTAGAGTAATAGAATAAAAAACGGCGCCAATGAGCGCCGTTTTTTATGTTGATGACAACATCAGTCTTGTATGTCGTGCGCGATTTGGTGCACGGCAGGAAAGGCCGCTTTATCTAAGTACTTAGCAATTTCACACAGTTTACGCTGCAATTGTCCTGGGTAATCTGCGGTTAAATTAATGTGACCCATCTTGCGTCCCGGGCGTTGGCTTTTTCCATACCAATGAATGTGACACCCTTCCATCGCCATAATCTCAGGCGGTAACGAATCTTCGCCAAGAATATTAATCATCGCCGTTTCGCGAACAAGCTTGGTGCTGCCTAAAGGCAAGCCGCAAACAGCACGAAGATGATTTTCAAATTGACAGATTTCAGCCCCTTGCTGAGTCCAGTGACCAGAGTTATGCACACGTGGCGCAATCTCATTAACCAGTAGATCGCCATCAATATCAAAAAACTCCAGAGCAAGCACACCCACATAATCTAAACTATCGGCTACCGCGGCAAACATGGTTTCTGCTTGAGTTTGCAATTGAGGTGCATCAATGGCCGTGGATAAACTCAGAACACCACCAATATGGATATTTTCTGCTAATGGGTAAGTTTCAATATCCCCTTGATGATTGCGAGCTCCCACCAAAGAAACTTCACGCTGAAATGGCACAAACTGTTCGGCGACAATGGCTTGTTGTTTCGAGTCATTCAGGCACGCTTGCATCTCCGTCCAAATAGCACCGGCTTGTGCTCGGTCTTTTAAGCGCCATTGACCTTTACCATCATAACCGCCAAGTGCGCTTTTCAGCACCATGGGGATCCCCACAGTTTCTATTGCTTGATCAAAATCTGCACGAGTATTAATAATGGCATAAGCTGCGTTTCTTACTCCGGCCCCATCAAGTAGTGTTTTTTCGATGCGGCGATCGCCACCGGCTTTTATCGCGAGTGATGTTGGGAAAAATTTGCCGCTTTGCTCACAAATTTCCAGAATATCATGGGGAATATGCTCAAACTCAGCGGTAATGACATCTGCATCTGCAATGGCTTGTTCGAGCGTCTGCGGTCTAGCAACTTGCGTAAGTGGGTGAACCACAGTACATGTCGTGACATCGTAGGCGGTCAATGTAAGGTTAAGTGGCGCACCAGCCAGAGACATCATGCGAGCCAGTTGACCCGCACCTAAAACCAATACATGCATGCCTTATTCCTCTTCAGGGTTCGGATTAGCTAGAACCGTGTTAGTTTGCTCGGTACGAAATGCTTCAACTTTTGCCATGACAGCTTCATCATGGGTGCCAATGATTTGCGCGGCAAGAATACCGGCATTAGCAGCGCCAGCATCACCAATTGCCAGCGTGCCGACAGCAATACCTTTTGGCATCTGCACGATAGAAAGTAGAGAATCCATTCCTTTTAAAGCGCGTGATTTAACAGGAACGCCGAGAACGGGAATACTGGTGTAGGCCGCGGTCATTCCCGGTAAATGAGCGGCGCCGCCTGCACCTGCAATAATCACATTGATGCCACGTTCTTTCGCACTGGTGGCGTAGTCTGCAAGAAGTTGAGGGGTGCGATGCGCAGATACGACTTTTGTTTCGTACGGCACACCAAACTTATCTAGCATTTCTGCTGCGAGTTTCATGGTTGGCCAATC
This DNA window, taken from Vibrio palustris, encodes the following:
- a CDS encoding DUF494 family protein: MMDILMYLFETYIHSDAELQVDQDELEEELVRAGFHKKDIYKALNWLEELAALQQTEGHKALTVSAATSVRIFAPKEMLRLDVECRGFILFLEQIKVLTPETREMVIDRIMGLETNEFGLDDLKWIILMVLFNVPGNENAYTLMEELLYSKEQGILH
- the fmt gene encoding methionyl-tRNA formyltransferase, producing the protein MSQSLRIVFAGTPDFAARHLAALLSSEHEVIAVYTQPDRPAGRGKKLKASPVKEIALEHHIPVYQPENFKSDEAKQELAALDADIMVVVAYGLLLPKAVLDIPKLGCINVHGSLLPRWRGAAPIQRSIWAGDQETGVTIMQMDVGLDTGDMLSVATLPIESTDTSATMYEKLAELGPQALVECLHSIAVGSAQPIKQDDELANYAKKLSKEEARIDWHLEAQAIERCIRAFNPWPMSHFSIEDNAVKVWQARVETTTSDQPAGTILQADKTGIYIATGHQTLVLETLQIPGKRAMAVQDLLNSRAAWFEVGTQLN
- the def gene encoding peptide deformylase, coding for MSVLNVLTFPDDRLRTVAKPVETVTPEIQKIVDDMIDTMYDEEGIGLAATQVDIHQRIVVIDVSDTRDQPLVLINPEIIEKHGEDGIEEGCLSVPGARALVQRAAGVTLKALNRDGEEYQLEADDLLAICIQHELDHLEGKLFVDYLSPLKRKRIKEKLEKIKRANEKNQN
- the purE gene encoding 5-(carboxyamino)imidazole ribonucleotide mutase, whose protein sequence is MKVGIIMGSKSDWPTMKLAAEMLDKFGVPYETKVVSAHRTPQLLADYATSAKERGINVIIAGAGGAAHLPGMTAAYTSIPVLGVPVKSRALKGMDSLLSIVQMPKGIAVGTLAIGDAGAANAGILAAQIIGTHDEAVMAKVEAFRTEQTNTVLANPNPEEE
- a CDS encoding 5-(carboxyamino)imidazole ribonucleotide synthase; the encoded protein is MHVLVLGAGQLARMMSLAGAPLNLTLTAYDVTTCTVVHPLTQVARPQTLEQAIADADVITAEFEHIPHDILEICEQSGKFFPTSLAIKAGGDRRIEKTLLDGAGVRNAAYAIINTRADFDQAIETVGIPMVLKSALGGYDGKGQWRLKDRAQAGAIWTEMQACLNDSKQQAIVAEQFVPFQREVSLVGARNHQGDIETYPLAENIHIGGVLSLSTAIDAPQLQTQAETMFAAVADSLDYVGVLALEFFDIDGDLLVNEIAPRVHNSGHWTQQGAEICQFENHLRAVCGLPLGSTKLVRETAMINILGEDSLPPEIMAMEGCHIHWYGKSQRPGRKMGHINLTADYPGQLQRKLCEIAKYLDKAAFPAVHQIAHDIQD
- a CDS encoding type I DNA topoisomerase codes for the protein MSGKIDPKLFSHSGQAASQESCPQCDHELVIRHGKRGPFLGCSQYPECDYIKPLHQNDGHIIKELGVPCSECGHELVLRQGRYGMFIGCSHYPECHHIESLDGDDSGTEPKVELTCPECGDGHLIERKNRFGKMFYACSGYPKCKFAVNLPPIKGTCQACGFGLLVEKKTAAGIKHQCANRQCGHYQTNDGDSLE
- the dprA gene encoding DNA-processing protein DprA; amino-acid sequence: MQEEVLTAWLTLSFVPRLGPKRLARLLSIDSPDNLLRYSAAQWLAIGLKPDQVRFITQHAPRQVEACLAWQSAASNRHIITPLHSDYPALLKPISAAPSVLFVEGHRQSLAHPQLAMVGSRNASIDGQKAAYQFAKELSEHRITVTSGLALGIDGHAHDGALAGGGNTIAVLGSGLAQIYPARHRRLAARIVESGALVSEFAPHTPPKAAHFPRRNRIISGLSLGVLVVEAAIKSGSLITARYATEQDRDVFVLPGSIYQANHGGSNDLIRQGASLVQTVPQILEELNTFVNWSLNEQETRQPGLFSSPESEEQLPFPELLANVGEEATPVDILASRTNIPVHEVMTQLLELELSGHVVAVSGGYIRKGRG